A stretch of Paracoccus sp. N5 DNA encodes these proteins:
- a CDS encoding glutathione S-transferase family protein, translated as MLTLYHAPQSRSSSVIVLLKELDALDKVEIRQVAIPRQDGSGGRDPANPHPEGKVPFLVEGGDHVRERGAIMLYLTDRFPEAGLGPLPGDPARGRYLGWLSWYQGVLEPVAILNFFKIEHPALQATFRDYDTAIQRLEEVLSRQDYLLGDRFSAADLLVASPFAFFGEGMPRPPAVDAWVRRIQSRPSMAWAREFDG; from the coding sequence ATGCTGACCCTTTACCACGCCCCGCAAAGCCGCTCGTCCAGCGTGATCGTGCTGCTGAAGGAACTCGACGCGCTCGACAAGGTCGAGATCCGCCAGGTCGCGATCCCGCGCCAGGACGGCAGCGGCGGGCGCGATCCGGCAAACCCCCATCCCGAGGGCAAGGTGCCCTTTCTGGTCGAGGGCGGGGACCATGTCCGCGAACGCGGCGCCATCATGCTGTATCTGACCGACCGCTTCCCCGAGGCAGGGCTGGGGCCGTTGCCAGGCGATCCGGCGCGCGGGCGCTATCTGGGCTGGCTCAGCTGGTATCAGGGCGTGCTGGAGCCGGTGGCGATCCTGAACTTCTTCAAGATCGAGCACCCGGCGCTGCAGGCGACCTTCCGCGACTACGACACCGCGATCCAGCGGCTCGAGGAGGTGCTGTCGCGCCAGGACTACCTGCTGGGCGACCGCTTCTCGGCCGCCGACCTGCTGGTCGCCTCGCCCTTCGCCTTCTTCGGCGAGGGCATGCCGCGCCCGCCGGCGGTCGATGCCTGGGTGCGGCGGATTCAGTCGCGTCCCTCGATGGCCTGGGCGCGCGAATTCGACGGTTGA
- a CDS encoding DMT family transporter yields MDLKAILMGTGFALVWASAFTTTRIIVLAAPPLTALVIRFALSALVAIPLAWAMGQNWRLSRAEWRTVIVFGLCQNALYLGLNWVAMQHVEASAAAIIASMMPLLVAFLGWLLYAEKLRPMAVAGLVAGVIGVGLVMGVRLRHGLDIPGLLLCLGGVVALTFATLAARGAGGSRNMMMIVGLQMAVGAAALLVPAALLEWGRPVLWSGTLVWSFVYTVIAPGIGATWLWFLLVNRVGAVRAATFHFLSPLFGVAIAAALLGERFGASDVLGAGIVAAGILMVQLARIPGAVPAQPSNSRAQAIEGRD; encoded by the coding sequence ATGGACCTGAAAGCCATCCTGATGGGCACGGGCTTTGCCCTGGTCTGGGCCTCGGCCTTTACCACCACCCGCATCATCGTCCTGGCCGCGCCGCCCCTGACCGCGCTGGTGATCCGCTTCGCGCTGTCGGCCTTGGTGGCGATTCCGCTGGCCTGGGCCATGGGGCAGAACTGGCGGCTCAGCCGGGCCGAGTGGCGCACGGTGATCGTCTTCGGCCTGTGCCAGAACGCGCTGTATCTGGGCCTGAACTGGGTCGCCATGCAGCATGTCGAGGCCTCGGCCGCCGCGATCATCGCCTCGATGATGCCGCTGCTGGTCGCCTTCCTGGGCTGGCTGCTCTACGCCGAAAAGCTGCGGCCGATGGCGGTGGCCGGGCTGGTCGCCGGCGTGATCGGCGTGGGGCTGGTCATGGGCGTGCGGCTGCGCCACGGGCTCGACATCCCTGGGCTGCTCCTGTGCCTGGGCGGCGTGGTGGCGCTGACCTTCGCCACGCTGGCGGCGCGCGGCGCCGGCGGCAGCCGCAACATGATGATGATCGTCGGCCTGCAAATGGCGGTCGGCGCCGCGGCGCTGCTGGTCCCGGCCGCGCTGCTGGAATGGGGCCGCCCCGTGCTGTGGAGCGGCACCCTGGTCTGGTCCTTTGTCTATACCGTGATCGCGCCCGGCATCGGCGCGACCTGGCTGTGGTTCCTGCTGGTGAACCGCGTCGGCGCGGTCAGGGCGGCGACCTTCCACTTCCTGTCGCCGCTCTTCGGCGTCGCCATCGCCGCCGCCCTGCTGGGCGAACGCTTCGGCGCCTCGGATGTGCTGGGCGCGGGGATCGTCGCGGCCGGCATCCTGATGGTGCAGCTGGCGCGCATCCCCGGCGCCGTTCCGGCTCAACCGTCGAATTCGCGCGCCCAGGCCATCGAGGGACGCGACTGA
- a CDS encoding HU family DNA-binding protein codes for MAQAASKPMTKTQLVATLADEMGSDKKTAAAALDALSAVVSKTVAEGGAVTLPGIGKVACRARPERQVRNPQTQEMMTKPADKVVKVTIAKALKDSVNA; via the coding sequence ATGGCCCAGGCCGCTTCGAAACCGATGACCAAGACCCAACTCGTCGCCACCCTGGCCGATGAGATGGGCAGCGACAAGAAGACCGCCGCCGCGGCTCTGGATGCGCTGTCGGCCGTCGTGTCGAAAACCGTCGCCGAGGGCGGCGCCGTCACCCTGCCGGGCATCGGCAAGGTCGCCTGCCGCGCCCGTCCCGAACGCCAGGTCCGCAACCCGCAGACCCAGGAAATGATGACGAAGCCCGCCGACAAGGTGGTCAAGGTCACCATCGCGAAAGCCCTGAAAGACAGCGTGAACGCCTGA
- a CDS encoding Lrp/AsnC family transcriptional regulator — protein MNGRPLEIDETDNRLLRLLQQDASLSQRELAERIGLSQNACWRRLQRLTEAGVLQGSRAVIDAGRLGLGLTVFIMVRTRHHDDAWARRFRARIESLPQITEFHRIGGEWDYMAKAVVGDMAGYDQLYKRLIADMDLERVTGVFSMETIFHGRPLAPG, from the coding sequence ATGAACGGAAGACCTCTCGAAATCGACGAAACCGACAACCGGCTGCTGCGGCTGTTGCAGCAGGACGCCAGCCTGTCGCAGCGCGAACTGGCCGAGCGCATCGGCCTGTCGCAGAATGCCTGCTGGCGCCGGTTGCAGCGGCTGACCGAGGCCGGCGTCTTGCAGGGCAGCCGCGCCGTCATCGACGCCGGCCGGCTGGGGCTGGGGCTGACGGTCTTCATCATGGTCCGCACCCGCCATCACGACGACGCCTGGGCGCGGCGTTTTCGCGCCCGGATCGAGTCCCTGCCGCAGATCACCGAGTTCCACCGCATCGGCGGCGAGTGGGATTATATGGCCAAGGCGGTGGTCGGCGACATGGCGGGTTACGACCAGCTTTACAAGCGGCTGATCGCCGACATGGATCTGGAACGTGTCACCGGCGTTTTCTCGATGGAGACGATCTTTCACGGCCGCCCGCTGGCGCCGGGTTGA
- a CDS encoding ligase-associated DNA damage response exonuclease — protein MRADPILLPTEAGLYCPEGDFHIDPLRPVARALITHGHSDHARAGHGAVLASQQTLDIMRLRMGPDFAGSTQVAAGEMRLGGVSVGFHPAGHVLGSSQIAVTSGDCRIVVSGDYTRQPNPTCAPFEAVPCDIFVTEATFGLPVFRFPEPATQVEKLLASMAEFPDRPHLIGAYALGKAQHVIALLRAAGYDAPIAIHGALKTLCDYYVQQGVDLGELVPATADEVPAQLVIAPPSAFASLWVQRFRDPVLGFASGWMTVRARARQRGVELPLVISDHVDWPMLTGTLTELAPSEVWVTHGTEDGVIRWCELAQIPARPLRLVGYEDEAEE, from the coding sequence ATGCGCGCCGATCCGATCCTTTTGCCGACCGAGGCCGGGCTTTACTGCCCCGAGGGCGATTTCCACATCGACCCCTTGCGCCCGGTCGCGCGTGCGCTGATCACCCACGGCCATTCCGACCACGCCCGTGCCGGCCATGGCGCCGTGCTGGCGAGCCAGCAGACGCTGGACATCATGCGGCTGCGCATGGGGCCGGATTTCGCTGGCTCGACCCAGGTCGCGGCGGGCGAGATGCGGCTTGGCGGCGTCTCGGTCGGCTTTCACCCGGCCGGGCATGTGCTGGGATCGAGCCAGATCGCGGTGACCTCGGGCGATTGCCGCATCGTCGTCTCGGGCGACTACACCCGGCAGCCGAACCCGACCTGCGCGCCGTTCGAAGCCGTGCCCTGCGACATCTTCGTGACCGAGGCGACCTTCGGCCTGCCGGTGTTCCGCTTTCCCGAGCCCGCGACCCAGGTCGAGAAGCTCTTGGCCAGCATGGCCGAGTTTCCCGACCGCCCGCATCTGATCGGTGCCTATGCCCTGGGCAAGGCGCAGCATGTCATCGCGCTGCTGCGCGCGGCGGGCTATGACGCGCCCATCGCCATCCATGGCGCGCTGAAGACGCTGTGCGACTATTACGTCCAGCAGGGCGTCGATCTGGGCGAACTGGTCCCTGCCACGGCCGACGAGGTGCCGGCGCAGCTGGTCATCGCGCCGCCTTCGGCCTTCGCGAGCCTTTGGGTGCAGCGCTTTCGCGACCCGGTGCTGGGCTTCGCCTCGGGCTGGATGACGGTCCGGGCGCGGGCGCGGCAAAGGGGCGTCGAGCTGCCCCTGGTCATCAGCGACCATGTCGACTGGCCGATGCTGACCGGCACGCTGACCGAATTGGCCCCCTCCGAGGTCTGGGTCACGCATGGCACCGAGGACGGCGTGATCCGCTGGTGCGAGCTGGCGCAGATCCCGGCCCGGCCGCTGCGGCTGGTCGGCTATGAGGACGAGGCCGAGGAATGA
- a CDS encoding cisplatin damage response ATP-dependent DNA ligase, with amino-acid sequence MKAFAALLERLAFTPARNAKLQHVQHYLERTPDPDRGWALAALTGELELRRVTPSLLRGLAAERIDGQLLALSYDFVGDLAETIALVWPEGAEDDPPLSQAVELLQTTGKAGLPGAIAGMLDRLGPSERLAFLKLATGNLRVGLSARMARMALAGMGAPSVADLEEVWHGLAPPYAPLFGWIGGGARPESAALAPFRPVMLSTPTDLDELRALDPAEHVAEWKWDGIRVQAVSDGGVKRLYSRTGEDISHAFPDVIDAMDFDGSADGELLVRRAGEVAPFGELQKRLNRKAVGRALLASHPAGLRLYDLLIWQGRDLRAEPLALRRAVLEAADFGPGIDISPLLDFASWEDLAALRADPPAAVIEGVMIKRRDSAYVAGRPRGPWFKWKRDPMVVDAVLIYAQRGHGKRSGFHSDFTFGLWQGDELVPVGKAYFGFTDAELRELDKFVRANTTERFGPVRALAPKLVVEVAFEGLNRSTRHRSGVAMRFPRISRIRWDKPAAEADRLETLEAML; translated from the coding sequence ATGAAGGCTTTCGCCGCCCTGCTGGAACGCCTGGCCTTTACGCCGGCGCGCAATGCGAAGCTGCAGCATGTGCAGCATTACCTGGAACGCACGCCGGACCCGGATCGCGGCTGGGCCCTGGCGGCGCTGACTGGCGAGCTGGAATTGCGCCGGGTCACGCCCTCGCTGCTGCGGGGGCTGGCGGCCGAGCGCATCGACGGGCAGCTGCTGGCGCTGAGCTATGATTTCGTCGGCGACCTGGCCGAGACCATCGCCCTGGTCTGGCCCGAGGGCGCCGAGGACGACCCGCCGCTGTCGCAGGCGGTCGAACTGCTGCAGACCACCGGCAAGGCCGGGCTGCCCGGCGCGATCGCCGGGATGCTGGACCGGCTGGGACCGTCCGAGCGGCTGGCCTTCCTGAAGCTCGCCACCGGCAATCTGCGCGTCGGCCTGTCGGCGCGGATGGCGCGCATGGCGCTGGCCGGGATGGGCGCGCCCTCGGTCGCCGATCTGGAAGAGGTCTGGCACGGGCTGGCGCCGCCCTATGCGCCGCTTTTCGGCTGGATCGGCGGCGGCGCGCGGCCGGAAAGCGCGGCGCTGGCGCCGTTCCGGCCGGTGATGCTGTCGACGCCGACCGATCTGGACGAGCTTCGCGCGCTGGACCCGGCCGAGCATGTCGCGGAATGGAAATGGGACGGAATCCGCGTGCAGGCGGTCAGCGACGGCGGGGTCAAGCGGCTTTATTCCCGGACGGGAGAGGATATTTCCCATGCCTTTCCCGACGTGATCGACGCGATGGATTTCGACGGCAGCGCCGATGGCGAATTGCTGGTCCGCCGCGCGGGCGAGGTGGCGCCCTTTGGCGAGTTGCAGAAGCGGCTGAACCGCAAGGCGGTGGGGCGCGCGCTGCTGGCAAGCCACCCGGCCGGCCTGCGGCTTTACGACCTGCTGATCTGGCAGGGCCGCGACCTGCGCGCCGAGCCCCTGGCCCTGCGGCGCGCCGTGCTGGAGGCGGCGGATTTCGGGCCGGGCATCGACATCTCGCCGCTGCTGGATTTCGCGAGCTGGGAGGATCTGGCGGCCCTGCGCGCCGATCCTCCGGCCGCGGTGATCGAGGGGGTGATGATCAAGCGCCGCGATTCGGCCTATGTCGCCGGCCGGCCGCGCGGGCCCTGGTTCAAGTGGAAGCGCGACCCGATGGTGGTCGATGCGGTGCTGATCTATGCGCAGCGCGGCCATGGCAAGCGCTCGGGCTTTCATTCGGATTTCACCTTCGGCCTGTGGCAGGGCGACGAGCTGGTGCCGGTCGGCAAGGCCTATTTCGGCTTCACCGATGCCGAGCTGCGCGAACTGGACAAGTTCGTGCGCGCCAATACCACCGAACGCTTCGGCCCGGTGCGGGCCCTGGCGCCGAAGCTGGTGGTCGAGGTGGCTTTCGAGGGGCTGAACCGCTCGACCCGGCACCGCTCGGGGGTGGCGATGCGCTTTCCGCGCATCAGCCGCATCCGCTGGGACAAGCCCGCGGCCGAGGCGGACCGGCTGGAAACGCTCGAGGCGATGCTGTGA
- a CDS encoding YafY family protein, with protein sequence MARTDRLMRLMDALRRLPAPVTAARLAHETGVSLRQLYRDIATLRAGGALIDGEAGVGYRLTEDPALPPQSFSRLEIEALLLAISALGGLGDRELTEAGEAALARIVATLPESQGRHAMHATMRLFRPATQREAPRIDMALLREALWQERSLEIDYLDLAEARSTREIWPLGLSYSENHVMLLAHCKLREDFRIFHVSRIQAMRPGGASFRPRRVALVRDYVCARAAIPPQSG encoded by the coding sequence ATGGCCCGCACCGACCGGCTGATGCGTCTGATGGATGCGCTGCGCCGCCTGCCGGCCCCGGTGACGGCGGCGCGGCTGGCGCATGAGACCGGCGTGTCGTTGCGCCAGCTTTACCGCGACATCGCCACGCTGCGCGCCGGCGGCGCGCTGATCGACGGCGAGGCGGGCGTCGGCTATCGCCTGACCGAGGATCCGGCCCTGCCGCCGCAGAGCTTCTCGCGCCTGGAAATCGAGGCGCTGCTGCTGGCGATCTCGGCCCTGGGCGGCCTGGGCGACCGCGAGCTGACCGAGGCGGGCGAGGCCGCCCTGGCCCGCATCGTCGCCACCCTGCCCGAGAGCCAGGGCCGCCACGCCATGCATGCGACCATGCGCCTGTTCCGCCCCGCCACCCAGCGCGAGGCGCCGCGGATCGACATGGCCCTGCTGCGCGAGGCGCTGTGGCAGGAACGCAGCCTCGAGATCGACTACCTGGACCTGGCCGAGGCCCGCAGCACGCGCGAGATCTGGCCCTTGGGCCTGAGCTACAGCGAGAACCACGTCATGCTGCTGGCGCATTGCAAGCTGCGCGAGGATTTCCGCATCTTCCACGTCTCGCGCATCCAGGCGATGCGGCCCGGCGGCGCCAGCTTCCGGCCGCGCCGGGTGGCGCTGGTGCGGGATTATGTCTGCGCCCGCGCGGCTATTCCGCCGCAATCGGGGTGA
- a CDS encoding aminotransferase class V-fold PLP-dependent enzyme — MTPFDSYLAALDPDPLASVHDGIIGRDAVVQGPFGPRRMIYADYIASGRALRPLEAWIMEHVLPWYANRHTEASHCGAAMTRMRRAARAAIAECIAAGPEHAVVFAGTGATAGINRLVHLFAAGPGTTVLIGPYEHHSNILPWRESGASVVEIPEAETGGPDLDALRAALAAAPGPVIGAFSAASNVTGTLTDVAGVTAILKRAGARAVWDYAGGAPYLAMDMRLGMDAIVFSPHKFIGGPGASGVLVLRRDAVVADQPSLPGGGTVRFVSPHGHDYAATVEAREEGGTPNVVGDIRAALALLTKAAVGQPRIAARNAEYLALGLARLGAHPGIALLGNLGAPRLPFFSFRIRDGRGGFIHQQLATRMLSDLHGVQARGGCACAGPYVHRLLGLDAAESDRLRAAILRGDEIEKPGFVRLNLCWAAGRAEVEAILDAVRDLADHAGDYLAQYRCNRATAIFTPIAAE, encoded by the coding sequence ATGACCCCGTTTGACAGCTATCTTGCCGCCCTGGACCCCGATCCGCTGGCAAGCGTCCATGACGGCATCATCGGCCGCGATGCGGTGGTCCAGGGGCCGTTCGGGCCGCGCCGGATGATCTATGCCGATTACATCGCCTCGGGCCGGGCGCTGCGCCCGCTGGAGGCCTGGATCATGGAGCATGTCCTGCCCTGGTATGCCAACCGCCATACCGAGGCCAGCCATTGCGGCGCCGCCATGACCCGGATGCGCCGTGCGGCGCGGGCGGCGATTGCCGAATGCATCGCCGCCGGGCCGGAGCATGCGGTGGTCTTTGCCGGCACCGGGGCAACGGCGGGGATCAACCGGCTGGTGCATCTGTTCGCCGCGGGGCCCGGCACCACGGTGCTGATCGGGCCCTATGAGCATCACTCAAACATCCTGCCCTGGCGCGAAAGCGGCGCAAGCGTGGTGGAAATTCCCGAGGCCGAGACCGGCGGCCCGGACCTGGACGCCCTGCGCGCGGCGCTGGCGGCCGCGCCCGGCCCGGTGATCGGCGCCTTCTCGGCCGCCTCGAACGTCACCGGGACGCTGACCGATGTGGCCGGTGTGACGGCGATCCTGAAGAGGGCCGGGGCACGCGCGGTCTGGGACTATGCCGGCGGCGCGCCCTATCTGGCGATGGACATGCGCCTCGGCATGGATGCCATCGTGTTCTCGCCGCACAAGTTCATCGGCGGGCCGGGCGCCTCGGGCGTGCTGGTGCTGCGCCGCGATGCGGTCGTGGCCGACCAGCCCAGCCTGCCCGGCGGCGGCACGGTGCGCTTCGTCTCGCCGCATGGTCACGACTATGCCGCGACCGTCGAGGCGCGCGAGGAAGGCGGCACGCCGAACGTGGTCGGCGACATCCGCGCCGCGCTGGCGCTCTTGACCAAGGCGGCGGTGGGCCAGCCGCGCATCGCGGCGCGCAATGCCGAATACCTGGCGCTGGGGCTGGCGCGGCTGGGCGCGCATCCGGGCATCGCCCTGCTGGGCAACCTGGGCGCGCCGCGCCTGCCCTTCTTCAGCTTCCGCATCCGCGACGGGCGCGGCGGCTTCATCCACCAGCAGCTGGCGACGCGGATGCTGTCGGACCTGCATGGCGTGCAGGCGCGCGGCGGCTGCGCCTGCGCCGGGCCCTATGTGCACCGGCTGCTGGGGCTGGATGCGGCGGAATCGGACCGGCTGCGCGCGGCGATCCTGAGGGGCGACGAGATCGAGAAGCCCGGCTTCGTCCGGCTGAACCTGTGCTGGGCCGCCGGCCGAGCCGAGGTCGAGGCGATCCTGGATGCCGTCCGTGACCTGGCCGATCACGCGGGCGATTACCTGGCGCAGTATCGCTGCAACCGCGCCACGGCGATCTTCACCCCGATTGCGGCGGAATAG